A single window of Debaryomyces hansenii CBS767 chromosome F complete sequence DNA harbors:
- a CDS encoding DEHA2F14938p (similar to uniprot|P14906 Saccharomyces cerevisiae YOR254C SEC63 Essential subunit of Sec63 complex) — MASEYTYDEEGETWPFFVIAILTFILVPLTIKWVYRILNADDPISYNSKIKGSILEDSSTVSVENLRKIKEYQLKQKSSRFINRTLLVLILGWATVIYIALYYTKEADLTGAFDPYTILDISSSASEREIKSRYRKLSLKFHPDKLPKDITEAVKEEMETAFIKINMAYKALTDEVTRNNFLKYGHPDGPQNVSHGIALPKFLVEGKYSPFMVVVYFVLVGVLLPFIVGSWWNNVKTHTKKGLHVDTAALFTRKLTDRNPAKIVTPYDILDWVCLSHEIRTNFKHLHINQIRDLIAWHLFRNFEFTSKNPNFEMDKLKIVALLPTLINGLIDIATVFRQVDILITACDLRKSVIQAVKPVGKYQELLQLPYVDEKVVEKQQVKKLGKLFTLSKEELSKTLGIEDAEKLKTTMNVAAHIPSLRVIDAGFKVPGEDVVPPLSNAHLYVKFLVKSPKLKSSPEIPEENLKDEETLEYLKNPLKSNEEQPALPYSYAPYFPKSIGNSWTGFLIAQKDNKLVEGTEASTLSHINLSNLELTQEKWIDGKDDVIVSSFKIPMNGPAPANEGKTHYRLILKNNAYFGCDVDIPVVMTVKAAPMVLTRKTNQDVESDDESDISDPEEDTIAGALAAFRGGNVKKSEIKEAESADVSDESDTESIFTDINTDTEDEGDN, encoded by the coding sequence ATGGCGTCAGAATATACTTATGATGAAGAAGGGGAGACTTGGCCATTCTTTGTAATTGCCATTCTCACATTCATCTTGGTACCACTCACAATTAAGTGGGTGTATAGAATCTTGAATGCGGACGATCCTATAAGTTATAACTCTAAAATTAAGGGTTCAATACTTGAAGACTCCAGTACAGTATCTGTGGAGAATTTGAGAAAGATCAAAGAGTACCAACTCAAACAAAAATCGTCCAGATTCATCAACAGAACATTGCTTGTCTTAATTTTAGGATGGGCAACTGTGATATATATTGCATTATACTATACTAAGGAAGCTGATTTAACTGGAGCATTTGATCCATATACcattttggatatttcGTCGTCTGCCTCCGAAAGAGAGATTAAGAGTCGCTATAGAAAGTTATCGTTGAAGTTCCATCCAGATAAATTACCTAAGGACATAACAGAGGCCGTGAAGGAAGAGATGGAGACTgcatttatcaaaattaatatggCTTATAAGGCATTGACCGATGAAGTTACCAGAaataactttttgaaatacGGACACCCAGATGGTCCTCAAAATGTTTCACATGGTATTGCGCTTCCAAAGTTTTTGGTCGAAGGAAAGTATTCGCCATTTATGGTTGTTGTGTATTTCGTGTTGGTTGGAGTTTTATTACCTTTTATCGTGGGTAGTTGGTGGAATAATGTGAAGACACACACCAAAAAAGGTTTACATGTCGACACAGCTGCTTTATTCACGAGAAAATTAACTGATAGAAATCCAGCTAAGATCGTTACACCATATGATATTTTGGACTGGGTGTGTTTATCTCATGAGATCAGAACTAATTTCAAACACTTAcatattaatcaaattagaGATTTAATTGCATGGCATTTATTCCGCAATTTTGAGTTTACATCAAAGAAcccaaattttgaaatggataaattgaaaattgttGCACTTTTGCCTACATTAATTAATGGCttaattgatattgcaACTGTATTCAGACAAGTggatattttaataactGCCTGTGATTTACGTAAATCCGTTATTCAAGCAGTTAAGCCTGTTGGCAAATACCAGGAATTATTGCAATTACcatatgttgatgaaaaggTGGTAGAAAAGCAACAAGTCAAGAAATTAGGAAAATTGTTTACATTgtcaaaagaagaattgtcGAAAACCTTAGGTATTGAAGATGctgaaaagttgaaaactACTATGAATGTTGCTGCACACATTCCATCTCTTCGAGTAATTGATGCTGGGTTTAAAGTGCCTGGTGAAGATGTTGTACCACCTTTGTCAAATGCACATTTATATGTGAAGTTTTTAGTGAAATCACCAAAGCTTAAATCATCTCCTGAAATCCCGGAAGAAAACTtaaaagatgaagaaacattAGAATACCTTAAGAATCCtttgaaatcaaatgaagaacaaCCAGCCTTACCGTATTCTTATGCTCCATATTTTCCAAAGAGTATCGGCAATTCTTGGACAGGGTTTTTAATTGCTCAAAAGGACAATAAATTAGTAGAAGGCACTGAAGCCTCAACTTTAAGTCATATTAATTTGAGTAACCTTGAACTTACCCAAGAAAAATGGATCGATGGCAAAGATGATGTTATAGTGAGTTCGTTCAAGATTCCAATGAATGGCCCTGCTCCAGCAAACGAAGGTAAAACACATTACAgattaatattgaagaataatgCTTACTTCGGATGTGATGTGGATATCCCAGTTGTCATGACAGTTAAGGCCGCTCCTATGGTATTAACCAGAAAGACTAACCAAGATGTTGAATCTGATGACGAAAGTGATATTTCCGATCCAGAAGAAGACACAATTGCCGGGGCATTAGCAGCTTTCAGAGGTGGTAATGTCAAGAAGTCTGAAATAAAAGAAGCTGAATCAGCCGATGTGTCAGATGAAAGCGATACTGAAAGTATTTTCACTGATATCAACACTGATACAGAAGATGAAGGTGATAATTAA
- a CDS encoding DEHA2F14960p (highly similar to uniprot|P38009 Saccharomyces cerevisiae YMR120C ADE17 Enzyme of 'de novo' purine biosynthesis containing both 5-aminoimidazole-4-carboxamide ribonucleotide transformylase and inosine monophosphate cyclohydrolase activities): MPNHTKTAILSVYDKTGLLDLAKGLVAQDVRILASGGTSKLIRGAGFPVEDVSTITHAPEMLGGRVKTLHPAVHGGILARDLKSDEADLEAQGIEKVDIVVCNLYPFKETVSKAAVTIEEAVEEVDIGGVTLLRAAAKNHSRVTILSDPKDYAGFLEQLKTGEISTDARNRYALKAFEHTADYDVAISDFFRKEYAENVSQLPLRYGANPHQKPAQAFVTQGELPFKVLSGSPGYINLLDALNSWPLVKELSASLNLPAAASFKHVSPAGCAVGLPLSDVEKKIYFVEDIENLSPLANAYARARGADRMSSFGDWIALSNIVDLPTAQIISKEVSDGVIAPGYSDEALAILKKKKGGKYCILQIDPNYNPDNLESRQVYGITLQQKRNDAIIKGNSFKEIVSKNKELTEQGTIDLTVATIVLKYTQSNSVCYAKNGMVIGLGAGQQSRIHCTRLAGDKADNWWFRQHPKVLGMKWAKGVKRPEKSNAIDLFVTGQIPSSEPEKTEYESKFAELPEPLTEKEREEWLGKLTDVALSSDAFFPFPDNVYRAVRSGVKFIAAPSGSVMDKAVFGAADSFDVVYVENPIRLFHH; the protein is encoded by the coding sequence ATGCCAAACCATACTAAAACTGCCATTTTATCGGTTTACGATAAAACTGGATTATTAGACTTAGCCAAGGGATTAGTCGCTCAAGATGTTCGTATTTTAGCATCTGGTGGTACCTCGAAGTTGATTCGTGGAGCCGGTTTCCCAGTTGAAGACGTTTCTACGATCACCCATGCCCCGGAAATGTTAGGTGGTAGAGTTAAGACCTTACACCCAGCTGTTCACGGTGGTATTTTGGCCAGAGACTTGAAGAGTGACGAAGCTGACTTAGAAGCTCAAGGTATTGAAAAGGTTGATATTGTTGTCTGTAACTTGTACCCATTCAAGGAAACTGTGTCTAAGGCCGCTGTTACCATTGAAGAAGCTGTCGAGGAAGTTGACATTGGTGGTGTTACTTTGTTGAGAGCTGCTGCTAAGAACCATTCCAGAGTCACTATTTTGTCTGATCCTAAGGATTACGCCGGCTTTTTGGAACAATTAAAGACTGGTGAAATTTCGACTGATGCTAGAAACAGATACGCATTGAAGGCTTTCGAACATACCGCAGACTACGATGTTGCTATCTCTGATTTCTTCAGAAAGGAATACGCTGAAAACGTATCTCAATTACCATTAAGGTACGGTGCCAACCCTCACCAAAAGCCTGCTCAAGCTTTTGTTACCCAAGGTGAACTTCCTTTCAAGGTTTTGTCCGGTTCCCCAGGTTACATCAACTTATTGGATGCCTTAAACTCGTGGCCATTAGTTAAGGAATTATCAGCTTCCTTAAATTTACCAGCCGCCGCCTCTTTCAAACACGTTTCCCCAGCTGGTTGTGCTGTCGGTTTACCATTGTCAGATGTTGAAAAGAAGATTTACTTTGTTGAAGACATCGAAAACTTATCTCCATTAGCTAACGCTTATGCTAGAGCTAGAGGTGCTGACAGAATGTCGTCTTTTGGTGACTGGATCGCTTTATCCAACATTGTTGATTTACCAACTGcccaaattatttctaaGGAAGTTTCCGATGGTGTAATTGCTCCAGGTTATTCTGATGAAGCTTTGGCAATcttaaagaaaaagaaggGTGGTAAGTACTGTATTTTACAGATTGACCCTAACTACAACCCAGATAACTTGGAATCAAGACAAGTTTACGGTATCACTTTGCAACAAAAGAGAAATGACGCCATCATCAAGGGTAACTCCTTCAAAGAAATCGTTTCCAAGAACAAGGAATTAACTGAACAAGGTACCATTGATTTAACAGTGGCAACTATTGTTTTGAAGTACACTCAATCTAACTCGGTTTGTTACGCCAAGAATGGTATGGTTATTGGTTTAGGTGCTGGTCAACAATCTCGTATCCACTGTACTAGATTAGCTGGTGACAAGGCTGACAACTGGTGGTTCAGACAACATCCAAAGGTTTTAGGTATGAAATGGGCCAAGGGTGTTAAGAGACCTGAAAAGTCCAACGCCATCGATTTATTCGTCACTGGCCAAATTCCATCCTCTGAACCAGAAAAGACTGAATATGAAAGTAAGTTTGCTGAATTGCCAGAACCTTTGactgaaaaagaaagagaagaatgGTTAGGCAAGTTAACCGATGTTGCTTTATCTTCTGACGCTTTCTTCCCATTCCCTGATAATGTTTACAGAGCTGTCAGATCTGGTGTTAAGTTCATCGCTGCTCCATCTGGTTCTGTTATGGATAAGGCGGTCTTTGGTGCTGCTGATTCTTTCGATGTTGTCTACGTCGAAAACCCAATTCGTTTATTCCATCATTAA